A single window of Lysobacter oculi DNA harbors:
- a CDS encoding DMT family transporter, with amino-acid sequence MSAAALPDAAGRRRAIGQLLAGAAIIGTNGLMVRFAGTPPTVSAFWRMALSGLLLAALVQVRHGWVPLSRRAWLWIVLPSLAFAVDLWMWHRSILLVGPGLSTLLANAQVFFMALAGVLLFGERLHLRFVAGVLLAFTGLWLLLGGDWATLPAEYRWGVWLGLATGVAYAAYNVGLKRSQAEAAVGKARVPVEQVLCLAAFGSAACLGLMGVVEGASFAIPSWKSFGILLTLAAIGHCLSWILISRSIQVLSVAMVGLLLLFQPMVAYLLDVVLLDHPTSPRQWAGLLVTMAGIFVAGLKRLRRG; translated from the coding sequence ATGAGCGCCGCGGCGTTGCCGGACGCGGCCGGGCGCCGGCGGGCGATCGGCCAGCTGCTGGCAGGTGCCGCGATCATCGGCACCAACGGGCTGATGGTCCGCTTCGCCGGCACGCCCCCCACCGTCTCGGCATTCTGGCGCATGGCCCTTTCCGGCCTGCTGCTGGCCGCGCTGGTGCAGGTCCGGCACGGCTGGGTGCCGCTGTCGCGCCGCGCCTGGCTGTGGATCGTGCTGCCCTCGCTGGCCTTCGCGGTCGACCTGTGGATGTGGCACCGCTCGATCCTGCTGGTCGGGCCCGGCCTGTCCACCCTGCTGGCCAATGCCCAGGTGTTCTTCATGGCGTTGGCCGGCGTGCTGCTGTTCGGCGAACGCCTGCACCTGCGGTTCGTGGCCGGCGTGCTGCTGGCGTTCACCGGCCTGTGGCTGTTGCTGGGCGGCGACTGGGCCACGCTGCCGGCGGAGTACCGCTGGGGCGTCTGGCTGGGGTTGGCCACCGGCGTGGCCTACGCCGCCTACAACGTGGGCCTGAAGCGCTCCCAGGCGGAGGCGGCGGTGGGCAAGGCGCGGGTGCCGGTGGAGCAGGTGCTGTGCCTGGCGGCGTTCGGCTCGGCCGCCTGCCTGGGGTTGATGGGGGTGGTCGAAGGCGCTTCGTTCGCCATCCCGTCGTGGAAGTCGTTCGGCATCCTGCTCACGCTCGCGGCGATCGGCCATTGCCTGAGCTGGATCCTGATCTCGCGCTCGATCCAGGTCCTGTCGGTGGCGATGGTCGGCCTGCTGCTGCTGTTCCAGCCGATGGTCGCCTACCTGCTCGATGTCGTGCTGCTCGACCATCCGACCTCGCCGCGCCAGTGGGCGGGCCTGCTGGTGACAATGGCGGGGATTTTCGTGGCAGGATTGAAGCGCCTGCGGCGCGGCTGA
- a CDS encoding GGDEF domain-containing protein: MKAASQAREPRRLLSTWSRFSQAAVISIAVAVLVWVMSFLGVSPERGDIALHVVEGGGSGVHVVMPDAKRLGVRLPVGDIDVGLRFRLPAQARDEEYVLFADHILTDRIQLVNPAGRVVGTGSSFHPRGKRAGGASPFYVFPLRGGLAGAEAIYRLRADIALEQTVVLRILPATQLRPLEQRLAIAHAVRYGALLAMVVLLFALHLSTGEPASLAYVGVGLLTLLSLLQLHSYLYLLPGMDRLGDLGIPAILAVRSLLVVSGIHLFLWLGQRDAPPPRLKRWVNRFCLVLVVLIVLQALHWMPHALIAPLGWLYLLGSLLMLGLAWRAIRNGVPLARSIFITMLATIVAVFATDLYDMGLIQGGWWVNSGGTGMLIVWLGLMAVSLIRRTSDYRRQLEDAARRQQQLQRAADTDVLTGLPNRAHLDAHLHGGAGAGRAFTVLFIDIDHFKAINDTHGHAAGDAVLRAVAAELARSVRDVDYVARYGGEEFVVVADGHPTEVTPLAERIRERIAALPIEWQGQVLPVTVSIGVAPTSAPGEAMDRVLARADAAMYAAKRNGRNRVETAAAPAAFYSAAIPQT, from the coding sequence ATGAAGGCAGCATCGCAGGCGCGCGAACCGCGCCGGTTGTTATCGACCTGGTCGCGCTTCTCGCAGGCGGCCGTCATCAGCATCGCGGTGGCCGTGCTGGTCTGGGTGATGAGCTTCCTCGGCGTATCGCCGGAACGCGGAGACATCGCCCTCCATGTGGTGGAAGGCGGCGGCAGCGGCGTCCACGTGGTCATGCCGGATGCGAAGCGGCTCGGCGTGCGCCTGCCGGTCGGCGATATCGACGTCGGCCTGCGCTTCCGCCTGCCCGCGCAGGCGCGTGACGAGGAATACGTGCTGTTCGCCGACCACATCCTCACCGACCGCATCCAGCTGGTCAATCCCGCGGGGCGGGTGGTCGGCACCGGTTCCAGTTTCCATCCGCGTGGAAAGCGCGCAGGCGGCGCTTCGCCGTTCTATGTGTTTCCGCTGCGCGGCGGGCTGGCCGGTGCGGAGGCCATCTATCGCCTGCGGGCCGACATCGCGCTCGAACAGACCGTGGTGCTGCGGATCCTGCCCGCGACACAACTTCGCCCGCTGGAGCAGCGCTTGGCCATCGCGCATGCAGTGCGCTATGGGGCGTTGCTGGCGATGGTCGTGCTGCTGTTCGCGCTCCATCTCTCGACCGGCGAGCCGGCCAGCCTGGCCTACGTGGGCGTGGGATTGCTGACGTTGCTTTCGCTGCTCCAGCTGCACAGCTACCTCTACCTGCTGCCCGGGATGGACAGGCTCGGTGACCTGGGCATCCCGGCGATCCTGGCCGTGCGCAGCCTGCTGGTGGTGTCCGGCATCCACCTGTTCCTGTGGTTGGGCCAGCGCGACGCGCCGCCGCCGCGGCTCAAGCGGTGGGTAAACCGCTTCTGCCTGGTGCTGGTGGTGTTGATCGTGCTGCAGGCCCTGCACTGGATGCCGCATGCGCTGATCGCGCCGCTCGGCTGGCTCTACCTGCTCGGTTCCCTGCTCATGCTGGGGCTGGCATGGCGCGCGATCCGCAACGGCGTGCCACTCGCGCGCAGCATCTTCATCACGATGCTGGCGACGATAGTCGCCGTCTTCGCCACCGACCTGTACGACATGGGCCTGATCCAGGGCGGCTGGTGGGTCAATTCCGGCGGCACCGGCATGTTGATCGTCTGGCTGGGCCTGATGGCGGTCAGCCTGATCCGCCGCACCAGCGACTACCGGCGCCAGCTCGAGGACGCCGCTCGGCGCCAGCAGCAGCTCCAGCGGGCGGCCGACACCGACGTGCTCACCGGCCTCCCCAACCGCGCCCACCTGGATGCCCATCTGCATGGCGGCGCCGGAGCGGGCCGTGCCTTCACCGTCCTCTTCATCGACATCGACCATTTCAAGGCGATCAACGACACCCATGGCCATGCGGCCGGCGATGCCGTGCTGCGGGCGGTGGCGGCGGAACTGGCCAGGTCGGTGCGGGATGTCGATTACGTCGCGCGTTACGGCGGCGAGGAGTTCGTGGTGGTGGCCGATGGCCATCCGACCGAAGTCACGCCGCTGGCCGAACGCATCCGTGAGCGCATCGCCGCATTGCCGATCGAGTGGCAGGGCCAGGTCCTGCCGGTCACCGTCAGCATCGGCGTGGCGCCCACCTCGGCACCGGGCGAGGCGATGGACAGGGTGCTGGCGCGCGCCGATGCGGCGATGTACGCCGCCAAGCGCAACGGCCGCAACCGGGTGGAAACCGCAGCGGCACCGGCTGCGTTCTATTCGGCGGCGATCCCGCAGACGTAG
- a CDS encoding LysR substrate-binding domain-containing protein, whose amino-acid sequence MNLRDLKYLVALADHRHFGKAAEASFVSQPTLSTQIKKLEEELCVQLFERSPRKVMLTPVGREVVARARGIVAEVESMRDLARRSQDPESGTLRLGAFPTLAPYFLPHAVPALQARFPRLELLLVEEKSDALLAQLREGRIDAALLALPVHDEQLHVEPLFDEPFLLATREGGAFAGERAISLDDLDEQTLLLLEDGHCLRDQALDVCRLAGAHEKAGFRATSLETLRQMVAAGAGVTLLPQLATRPPVVQPEHLRLLPFAGEAPKRSIALVWRKSSAMGDLLGDIAQTLRPLSSALLSG is encoded by the coding sequence ATGAACCTGCGCGACCTCAAGTACCTGGTGGCGCTGGCCGACCACCGCCATTTCGGCAAGGCCGCGGAAGCCAGCTTCGTCAGCCAGCCCACGCTCTCCACCCAGATCAAGAAGCTGGAGGAGGAGCTGTGCGTGCAGCTGTTCGAACGCAGCCCGCGCAAGGTGATGCTGACCCCGGTCGGGCGCGAGGTGGTGGCGCGGGCGCGCGGCATCGTGGCTGAGGTGGAGTCGATGCGCGACCTGGCCCGCCGCAGCCAGGACCCGGAATCCGGCACGCTGCGGCTGGGCGCGTTCCCGACGCTGGCGCCGTACTTCCTGCCGCATGCGGTTCCGGCGCTGCAGGCGCGTTTCCCGCGGCTGGAACTGCTGCTGGTGGAGGAGAAGAGCGACGCGCTACTGGCCCAGCTGCGCGAGGGTCGCATCGATGCCGCCCTGCTGGCGCTGCCGGTGCACGACGAGCAGCTGCACGTCGAGCCGCTGTTCGACGAACCCTTCCTGCTCGCGACGCGCGAGGGCGGCGCCTTCGCCGGCGAGCGCGCGATCAGCCTGGACGACCTGGATGAGCAGACCCTGCTGCTGCTGGAGGACGGCCACTGCCTGCGCGACCAGGCGCTGGACGTCTGCCGCCTGGCCGGCGCGCACGAGAAGGCCGGCTTCCGCGCCACCAGCCTGGAGACGCTGCGGCAGATGGTGGCGGCCGGGGCCGGCGTGACCCTGCTGCCGCAACTCGCCACCCGCCCGCCGGTGGTGCAGCCCGAACACCTGCGCCTGCTGCCGTTCGCCGGCGAGGCGCCGAAGCGCAGCATCGCGCTGGTCTGGCGCAAGAGCTCGGCGATGGGCGACCTGCTCGGCGACATCGCGCAAACACTCCGCCCGCTATCGTCCGCGCTCCTTTCCGGCTGA
- a CDS encoding VOC family protein, translated as MAGAPFAVQRIDHVVLRVRDLARSEAFYREVLGCEVAKRRDDLGLLHLRAGASMIDLVAVDGKLGTRDGEAPGAGGRNVDHLCLRIDGFDEAAIIQHLASHGLAPHGPASDSFGAEGEGPSLYFDDPDGNTLELKGGPT; from the coding sequence ATGGCCGGCGCGCCGTTCGCCGTGCAACGCATCGACCACGTGGTGCTGCGGGTGCGTGACCTCGCCCGCAGCGAAGCGTTCTATCGCGAGGTGCTGGGCTGCGAAGTGGCGAAACGCCGCGATGACCTGGGCCTGCTGCACCTGCGGGCCGGGGCGTCGATGATCGATCTGGTCGCGGTGGACGGAAAGCTCGGCACGCGCGATGGCGAAGCGCCGGGTGCAGGCGGGCGGAACGTCGACCACCTGTGCCTGCGCATCGACGGCTTCGACGAGGCGGCGATCATCCAGCACCTCGCATCGCACGGCCTCGCGCCGCACGGGCCGGCTTCGGACAGCTTCGGCGCGGAGGGCGAAGGCCCTTCGCTCTATTTCGACGACCCCGACGGCAACACCCTCGAACTGAAAGGCGGCCCGACATGA
- the ahpF gene encoding alkyl hydroperoxide reductase subunit F encodes MLDTELKAQLAAYLERLQAPLTLIATLDDGEASREMQDLLADITEAGAGRITLKNAAETGVEPGSRLPSFRITRSDADTGVEFAGLPLGHEFTSLVLALLHVGGHPPKLDDDVITQIKSLEGTNADSELRFETFFSQSCQSCPDVVQSLNTMAALNPRVRHIAVDGAAFAEEMQERGVMAVPTVLLNGQPFGAGRMGFAEILAKLDTGAEEKAAKTINDKAPFDMLVVGGGPAGAAAAIYSARKGIRTGVLAERFGGQVLDTLAIENFISVSHTEGPKMAAALEAHVGDYEVDVMNLQRAEKLETVEGGFRLTTASGATVQAKSVVLSTGARWRKMNVPGEDQYMTKGVAFCPHCDGPLFKGKRVAVIGGGNSGVEAAIDLAGIVGHVTLIEFDGKLRADEVLQAKLRSLPNVRIITSALTTEVLGDGAKVTGLVYEDRTTSEKHTVEMEGIFVQIGLLPNTEWLKDSGVALSPRGEIVVDERGATSLPGVFAAGDATTVPYKQIIIAMGGGATASLSAFDHLIRSSVPAAQAKAA; translated from the coding sequence ATGCTCGACACCGAACTGAAAGCCCAACTCGCCGCCTACCTGGAGCGCCTGCAGGCGCCGCTGACGCTGATCGCCACGCTGGACGACGGCGAGGCCAGCCGCGAGATGCAGGACCTGCTGGCCGACATCACCGAAGCCGGCGCGGGCCGCATCACGCTGAAGAACGCGGCGGAAACCGGCGTCGAACCGGGCAGCCGCCTGCCGAGCTTCCGCATCACCCGCAGCGATGCCGACACCGGCGTCGAATTCGCCGGCCTGCCGCTGGGCCACGAGTTCACTTCGCTGGTGCTGGCGCTGCTGCATGTCGGCGGCCATCCGCCGAAGCTCGACGACGACGTCATCACCCAGATCAAGTCGCTGGAAGGCACCAACGCGGACAGCGAGCTGCGCTTCGAAACCTTCTTCTCGCAGTCGTGCCAGAGCTGCCCGGACGTGGTGCAGTCGCTCAACACCATGGCCGCGTTGAACCCGCGCGTGCGCCACATCGCGGTGGATGGCGCGGCCTTTGCCGAAGAGATGCAGGAACGCGGCGTGATGGCCGTGCCCACCGTGCTGCTCAACGGCCAGCCGTTCGGCGCCGGGCGCATGGGCTTCGCCGAGATCCTCGCCAAGCTCGATACCGGCGCGGAGGAAAAGGCGGCGAAGACGATCAACGACAAGGCGCCGTTCGACATGCTGGTGGTGGGCGGCGGCCCGGCCGGTGCGGCGGCGGCGATCTACTCCGCGCGCAAGGGCATCCGCACCGGCGTGCTGGCCGAGCGTTTCGGCGGGCAGGTGCTGGACACGCTGGCCATCGAGAACTTCATCTCGGTCAGCCACACCGAAGGCCCGAAGATGGCCGCCGCGCTCGAAGCCCATGTCGGCGATTACGAGGTCGATGTGATGAACCTGCAGCGCGCCGAGAAGCTGGAAACGGTCGAAGGCGGCTTCCGCCTGACCACGGCCAGCGGCGCGACCGTGCAGGCCAAGTCCGTGGTGCTGTCCACCGGCGCGCGCTGGCGCAAGATGAACGTGCCGGGCGAGGACCAGTACATGACCAAGGGCGTGGCGTTCTGCCCGCATTGCGACGGCCCGCTGTTCAAGGGCAAGCGCGTGGCGGTGATCGGCGGCGGCAATTCCGGCGTGGAGGCGGCGATCGACCTGGCCGGCATCGTGGGCCATGTCACCCTGATCGAGTTCGACGGCAAGCTGCGCGCCGACGAGGTGCTGCAGGCCAAGCTTCGCAGCCTGCCTAACGTCCGCATCATCACCTCCGCGCTCACCACCGAGGTGCTGGGCGATGGCGCCAAGGTCACCGGCCTGGTCTACGAGGACCGCACCACCAGCGAGAAGCACACGGTCGAGATGGAAGGCATCTTCGTGCAGATCGGCCTGCTGCCGAACACCGAGTGGCTGAAGGACAGCGGCGTGGCGCTGAGCCCGCGCGGCGAGATCGTCGTCGACGAGCGCGGCGCGACCAGCCTGCCCGGCGTGTTCGCCGCCGGTGACGCGACCACCGTGCCCTACAAGCAGATCATCATCGCGATGGGCGGCGGCGCGACGGCTTCGCTGTCCGCCTTCGACCACCTGATCCGCAGCTCGGTGCCGGCCGCGCAGGCCAAGGCGGCCTGA
- the ahpC gene encoding alkyl hydroperoxide reductase subunit C, with amino-acid sequence MSLINTEVQPFKAQAFKNGEFITVTDADLKGKWSVLIFMPAAFTFNCPTEIEDAAEHYGEFEKAGAQVFIVTTDTHFSHKVWHETSPAVGKAKFALVGDPTHALSKAFDVLIPEEGLALRGTFIINPDGVIKTMEVHDNAIARDVTETVRKLQAAQYVANHDGEVCPAKWKEGQKTLKPSLDLVGKI; translated from the coding sequence ATGTCCCTGATCAATACCGAAGTCCAGCCGTTCAAGGCGCAGGCCTTCAAGAACGGCGAGTTCATCACCGTCACCGACGCCGACCTGAAGGGCAAGTGGTCCGTGCTGATCTTCATGCCGGCCGCCTTCACCTTCAATTGCCCGACCGAGATCGAAGACGCCGCCGAGCATTACGGCGAGTTCGAGAAGGCCGGCGCCCAGGTGTTCATCGTCACCACCGACACCCACTTCTCGCACAAGGTGTGGCACGAGACCTCGCCGGCCGTCGGCAAGGCGAAGTTCGCCCTGGTCGGTGACCCGACCCACGCCCTGTCCAAGGCGTTCGACGTGCTGATCCCGGAAGAGGGCCTGGCGCTGCGCGGCACCTTCATCATCAATCCGGACGGCGTGATCAAGACGATGGAAGTGCATGACAACGCCATCGCCCGCGACGTGACCGAGACTGTGCGCAAGCTGCAGGCCGCCCAGTACGTGGCCAACCACGACGGCGAAGTCTGCCCGGCCAAGTGGAAGGAAGGCCAGAAGACGCTGAAGCCGTCGCTGGATCTCGTCGGCAAGATCTGA